A stretch of the Bacillus sp. FJAT-18017 genome encodes the following:
- a CDS encoding CBO0543 family protein: MHFLLNFLFVLAAFKWGDWKNWQKYYPTWLFFVGGDLFKNALLHDYSFWTYKETILGSRLLFGHFIIDLLIMTFAYSSTLLIYLGKFPDSLFKKIGWFLLWVSIYTSIEFINLEFLNLIEHHRGWNIGWSILFNLVMFSVLKIHMSNPLLSWIISLVFLLFLLLQFDVPSWVFN, from the coding sequence ATGCATTTCCTTTTAAATTTTCTGTTCGTTTTAGCAGCTTTTAAATGGGGAGATTGGAAAAACTGGCAAAAGTATTACCCTACATGGCTATTCTTTGTTGGCGGTGATCTTTTTAAAAATGCCCTATTGCATGATTACTCTTTCTGGACTTATAAAGAAACCATTCTTGGCAGCAGACTATTATTCGGACACTTTATTATTGATTTACTAATTATGACTTTCGCCTATTCATCAACCTTGCTTATCTACCTTGGTAAATTCCCCGATTCTCTTTTTAAAAAAATTGGCTGGTTTTTACTTTGGGTTTCTATTTATACCAGTATAGAATTTATTAACTTAGAATTTCTAAATTTAATTGAACACCATAGGGGCTGGAATATAGGCTGGTCAATTCTATTTAATCTGGTTATGTTTTCAGTTTTAAAAATTCATATGAGTAACCCCTTATTATCATGGATAATTTCCTTGGTATTTCTACTTTTTCTGTTACTACAATTCGACGTTCCCTCCTGGGTATTTAATTAA
- a CDS encoding GTP cyclohydrolase I translates to MVQAEHLGMAVRGVKKHGSTTLTTAIKGDIDKQEVISSLQLGGK, encoded by the coding sequence ATGGTTCAAGCAGAACATTTGGGTATGGCTGTCAGGGGAGTGAAAAAACACGGATCCACAACCCTCACCACCGCAATTAAGGGGGACATTGATAAGCAGGAGGTGATTTCTTCCTTACAACTTGGTGGTAAATAA